Genomic window (Thioflexithrix psekupsensis):
AACAATAACATAATCATCTGCATAAACTTGTTTAGACGGGATTTGTCCCGCTACAATTTTACAAAAAATACAATTGGGGTCTGTGTTCATCACATTAGTCTCGTGGAGAAGAAGGAGAAGAATGACGTTGTGCTTTTTCGTCAAGTCCAGACAAGCCAAAACGACGATCCAATTCGGCCAAAATCGCGTCAGGTGAGATATTATAATGGCTTAACAAGACCAAAGAATGAAACCATAAATCAGCAGTTTCGTAAATTAATGGGTCAATATCGCCTGCTTTTCCTGCGATCACGGTTTCAATGGCTTCTTCGCCTAATTTTTTTAAAATATGGTCTAATCCTTTGCGGTGCAATTGTGCAACGTAAGACTTATCCGGATCAGCCTGCTTACGCATCTCTAACACCTGCGCCAAGCGAAAAAGAGTATCATTTGCAGTCATAAGTGATGGGGTAAATAGTGGGTGAAATGAGGCGTTATGGGGTTTTTTCTTGATAAAACGGGATTTTCTCATTTTTTACCGCGTCTTGTCCCATTCCCAAGTGAACTTGGGAACGAGACACCACATTG
Coding sequences:
- a CDS encoding phosphoribosyl-ATP diphosphatase, with the translated sequence MTANDTLFRLAQVLEMRKQADPDKSYVAQLHRKGLDHILKKLGEEAIETVIAGKAGDIDPLIYETADLWFHSLVLLSHYNISPDAILAELDRRFGLSGLDEKAQRHSSPSSPRD